From Laspinema palackyanum D2c, one genomic window encodes:
- a CDS encoding protein adenylyltransferase SelO, protein MTVADSAQARKRANPFLSLHLETALESLGEDYYDIVPAAEFPQHLLRFRNDELLQKLGLESSTVTDEDFIEAFGYFQGVRPFLALRYHGYQFGEYNPNLGDGRGFVYAQVRGTDGKLYDFGTKGSGRTPYSRHADGRLTLKGGVREVLAAEMLHRMGVRTSRCLSLVETGEQLWRGDEPSPTRSSVMIRFSESHIRFGTFERLHYLGRKDLIEKLLDWAIAHYYPHLNDTLPPLTSQGTGNPKEKYARFYQELVQRVATLTAQWMAAGFCHAVLNTDNMSITGESFDYGPFAFIPTYNLKFTAAYFDYYGRYSYGNQPAICRWNLQMLQVPLKAVIDEADMEAALEEYYDHYNREYRQLMLSKLGFGKEMPEEAATELVQLTLQLLAESQVEYPEFFWQLRQQFCPEWRENSDCIFGTLETESELFASWQQAYFHLLQFVGTADLELMRERMAKYNPETVILRPKIEAVWEPIAQEDNWQPFYDLLDQIKRN, encoded by the coding sequence ATGACTGTTGCTGACTCTGCTCAAGCTCGAAAACGCGCCAATCCATTTCTGTCTCTGCACCTTGAAACTGCCCTAGAATCCTTGGGTGAAGACTACTACGATATCGTTCCGGCTGCTGAATTTCCCCAGCATCTTCTCCGATTTCGCAATGACGAATTATTACAAAAATTAGGATTAGAATCCTCAACCGTAACCGATGAAGATTTTATCGAAGCTTTTGGTTATTTTCAGGGGGTACGACCGTTTTTAGCCCTGCGCTATCATGGCTATCAATTTGGAGAATATAACCCCAATTTAGGCGATGGACGGGGTTTTGTCTACGCTCAAGTCCGGGGTACTGATGGCAAACTCTACGACTTTGGCACCAAAGGCAGTGGCAGAACCCCTTATTCCCGTCATGCTGATGGACGGTTAACCCTAAAAGGTGGAGTCCGAGAAGTTTTAGCAGCGGAAATGTTGCATCGGATGGGAGTTAGAACCTCTCGCTGTTTAAGCTTAGTTGAAACCGGCGAACAATTGTGGCGAGGAGACGAACCCTCTCCTACGCGATCGTCCGTGATGATCCGCTTTAGTGAATCTCATATTCGATTTGGCACCTTTGAACGGTTGCACTATTTAGGACGAAAAGATTTAATTGAAAAACTCTTAGATTGGGCGATCGCCCATTATTATCCCCACCTCAATGATACTCTACCGCCCTTGACTTCCCAGGGTACGGGAAACCCGAAAGAGAAATATGCCCGATTTTATCAAGAATTGGTGCAACGGGTGGCTACTTTAACGGCACAATGGATGGCAGCCGGATTTTGCCATGCGGTGTTAAATACTGACAATATGTCCATCACTGGGGAAAGTTTCGATTATGGACCTTTTGCCTTTATTCCAACTTACAATTTAAAGTTTACAGCCGCCTATTTTGACTATTATGGGCGCTACAGTTACGGCAATCAACCCGCCATCTGTCGCTGGAACCTGCAAATGTTGCAAGTGCCTTTAAAGGCTGTGATTGATGAGGCGGACATGGAAGCCGCTTTAGAAGAATATTACGACCATTATAACCGAGAATATCGCCAACTGATGCTGAGTAAGTTGGGATTTGGGAAAGAAATGCCAGAAGAGGCAGCAACGGAGTTGGTGCAATTAACTTTGCAACTTTTGGCGGAGTCTCAGGTGGAGTATCCGGAATTCTTTTGGCAACTCAGACAGCAGTTTTGTCCGGAGTGGAGGGAAAACAGTGACTGCATTTTTGGCACTCTGGAAACCGAGTCAGAACTGTTCGCATCTTGGCAACAAGCCTATTTCCATTTATTGCAGTTTGTGGGAACAGCGGATTTAGAGTTAATGCGAGAACGGATGGCTAAATACAATCCAGAAACGGTGATACTCCGGCCTAAAATTGAGGCGGTTTGGGAACCGATCGCTCAGGAAGATAATTGGCAGCCGTTTTATGATTTGTTGGACCAAATTAAAAGGAATTAG
- a CDS encoding Calvin cycle protein CP12, with translation MAQVLTRTQRLANTRNHGSNSEGNQGNTIPLSLRIEMARDEARAIAAAKGIESPESAVAWDIVEELLSVAAHRRTQQPKSAFERYCLEHPDASEAKIYDV, from the coding sequence ATGGCTCAAGTTTTAACTAGAACCCAAAGGCTCGCAAATACCCGGAATCATGGGTCAAATTCCGAGGGGAATCAAGGCAATACCATTCCCCTGAGCCTACGCATTGAAATGGCACGGGACGAAGCCAGGGCGATCGCAGCAGCAAAAGGCATTGAATCTCCCGAAAGTGCAGTAGCATGGGATATTGTCGAGGAACTCCTCAGCGTCGCAGCACACAGAAGAACCCAACAACCAAAATCGGCTTTTGAACGCTACTGTTTAGAGCATCCAGATGCTTCTGAAGCTAAGATTTACGATGTTTAA
- the yidD gene encoding membrane protein insertion efficiency factor YidD produces the protein MKWLMIRLIRGYRLLISPLFPPTCRFHPTCSQYAIEAIDRFGPRRGGWMAFRRVLRCHPLHPGGYDPVPEVPEKTTESV, from the coding sequence ATGAAATGGCTGATGATTCGGTTAATTCGAGGATATCGACTGTTAATTTCTCCGTTATTTCCGCCTACTTGTCGATTTCATCCAACTTGTTCCCAATATGCAATCGAGGCGATCGACCGTTTTGGACCCAGGCGGGGGGGGTGGATGGCATTCCGTCGGGTGTTGCGCTGTCATCCGTTACATCCGGGGGGATATGACCCTGTACCGGAGGTGCCTGAAAAAACTACTGAATCAGTGTGA
- a CDS encoding diacylglycerol/polyprenol kinase family protein gives MLTSLFPLESILPLGLQVAAVGLWLGLLLIVAEGLHRFTQTDSEVVRKVVHIGTGNVMLLAWWLQIPGWVAIAASIIAGAIALISYKFPILPGINSVGRQSLGTFFYAISIGILVAWFWPLELPQYAAIGILIMTYGDGLAALIGQRFGQHPYQLWGEKKSLEGSATMAIVSFMVTASILALVEGNLWNIGLIALGVAGVATVLEAFSKLGIDNLTVPIGSAAFCFFLHQVL, from the coding sequence GTGTTAACTTCCCTATTCCCATTAGAATCCATTTTACCCCTGGGGTTACAAGTAGCAGCCGTTGGGTTGTGGTTGGGGTTGCTACTGATTGTTGCTGAGGGGTTGCATCGTTTTACCCAAACTGATTCCGAAGTGGTTCGCAAAGTCGTTCATATTGGCACCGGCAATGTGATGTTGTTGGCATGGTGGCTACAGATTCCCGGTTGGGTGGCGATCGCTGCTTCTATTATAGCCGGGGCGATTGCCCTGATTTCTTACAAATTTCCGATTCTCCCGGGAATTAATAGTGTCGGACGCCAAAGTTTAGGAACATTTTTCTATGCCATTAGTATTGGCATCTTGGTGGCCTGGTTTTGGCCGTTAGAACTTCCTCAATATGCCGCGATCGGGATTTTAATCATGACTTATGGAGATGGTTTAGCCGCTTTAATCGGTCAGCGGTTCGGTCAGCATCCCTATCAACTTTGGGGAGAAAAGAAGAGTTTAGAAGGGTCCGCTACGATGGCTATAGTTAGTTTTATGGTCACCGCTTCTATCTTAGCCCTTGTAGAGGGAAATCTCTGGAATATTGGGTTAATTGCCCTTGGGGTGGCAGGGGTAGCGACCGTCTTAGAAGCGTTTTCTAAACTGGGAATTGATAATCTCACGGTTCCCATTGGGAGTGCAGCGTTCTGCTTTTTCTTGCATCAAGTTTTGTAA
- a CDS encoding isochorismate synthase, with product MNLSKTIGDFFQHVSEAAARIFGPNDDKYPETGVQPFDGDPNREEEWS from the coding sequence ATGAACCTTTCAAAAACCATTGGTGACTTTTTCCAACACGTCTCAGAAGCAGCCGCTCGAATCTTTGGACCCAACGATGACAAATATCCGGAAACCGGGGTTCAACCCTTTGACGGCGATCCCAACCGAGAAGAAGAATGGTCCTAG
- a CDS encoding nicotinate phosphoribosyltransferase has protein sequence MATATEPNDLNPQPPFQAGKDGSELTVVPEDYSLLTDLYQLTMAACYTGEGLDGRTASFELFVRRLPEGFGYLIAMGLAQVFEYLEQFRFTEVQIASLQATGIFSRASDKFWSLLADARFEGNVWAVPEGTAVFANEPLLRVEASLWQAQIVETYLLNTINYQTLVATRSARIRDVAGPEASILEFGTRRAFSPQASLWAARAALAAGMDATSNVLAALKLGRKPSGTMAHALVMALSATEGSEMQAFRAFQHYFPGSPLLIDTYDPIEAARKIADRLQAGEMEVGGVRLDSGDLVQLSKQVQELLPDVPIFVSGDLDEWKIADLKASGCPIDGFGIGTKLVTGTPVNGVYKIVDIDGVPVMKNSSGKVSYPGRKQIFRRYQDGQIAGDRLGLVSESVQPGEVPMMQLLFKEGKRVHPPEMLEAIAERTRHSVESLPPELRRINHPRGASVEISTPLQTLTAETLQNYKM, from the coding sequence ATGGCAACTGCCACTGAACCGAATGATCTCAATCCGCAACCCCCTTTCCAAGCGGGTAAAGACGGATCAGAACTGACTGTTGTCCCGGAGGACTATAGTCTGTTGACCGATCTCTATCAATTGACAATGGCCGCCTGTTACACCGGGGAAGGTTTGGACGGCAGAACCGCCAGCTTTGAGCTGTTTGTTCGCAGACTTCCTGAAGGCTTTGGTTATTTAATTGCAATGGGGTTAGCTCAAGTTTTTGAGTACCTAGAGCAATTCCGGTTCACCGAGGTGCAGATAGCCAGTTTGCAAGCCACTGGAATTTTTTCCAGGGCCTCTGATAAATTTTGGTCCCTCTTGGCCGATGCAAGGTTTGAGGGTAATGTTTGGGCGGTTCCCGAGGGAACAGCAGTCTTTGCCAATGAACCATTACTCCGGGTGGAGGCTTCCCTGTGGCAAGCTCAAATCGTCGAAACCTATTTACTGAATACGATTAATTATCAGACCCTTGTCGCCACGCGATCGGCGCGTATTCGCGATGTCGCCGGTCCCGAAGCCTCAATTTTGGAGTTTGGTACCCGACGAGCCTTTAGTCCTCAAGCCTCGCTGTGGGCTGCACGAGCAGCTTTGGCCGCTGGAATGGATGCCACCTCGAATGTGTTAGCCGCACTTAAATTAGGTCGGAAACCTTCGGGAACGATGGCTCACGCTTTGGTGATGGCCCTCTCAGCGACGGAAGGGAGTGAGATGCAGGCGTTTCGAGCGTTCCAGCATTATTTTCCCGGTTCTCCCTTACTCATTGATACTTATGATCCGATTGAAGCCGCGCGGAAAATCGCCGATCGCCTCCAAGCGGGAGAAATGGAAGTGGGAGGAGTGCGCCTGGATTCCGGGGATTTGGTCCAATTGTCTAAACAGGTCCAAGAACTGCTTCCCGATGTCCCCATTTTTGTGAGTGGGGATTTGGATGAGTGGAAAATTGCTGACTTGAAAGCCTCGGGTTGTCCAATTGATGGCTTTGGCATCGGGACTAAGTTAGTCACAGGTACTCCCGTAAATGGGGTTTATAAAATTGTAGATATTGATGGCGTGCCGGTGATGAAAAATTCTAGTGGAAAAGTCAGCTATCCCGGACGGAAGCAGATTTTCCGACGCTATCAGGATGGACAGATTGCGGGCGATCGCCTGGGATTGGTCAGTGAATCGGTTCAACCGGGTGAAGTGCCGATGATGCAGCTACTTTTCAAAGAGGGAAAGCGGGTTCATCCTCCGGAAATGTTAGAGGCGATCGCCGAAAGAACCAGGCATTCCGTGGAGTCGCTTCCCCCAGAACTTCGCCGGAT